The window CCCGGTGCCGCCGAATTCCTCCGGCACAAGCAAGCCGGAAAATCCCATCTCCGCAAAAGTGCCCCAGAGTTCGCGCGAGAAGCCCGTCGGGTCCTTGCTGTCGCGCAGTTGCCGCAGGTGCGACACCGGCGCCTTGGTACCAATCAGGCCGCGCGCGCTGTCGCGCAGCATCGATTGTTCTTCGTTGAGGACGAGTGCCATGACAAAAATCCGTTCAGATAAGAGATCGAGAAAAAGCGCCGCGCAGAGGCGGCGAGAGCCGCATCACGCGCCGGGCAGATCGAGAATGCGCTTGGCAACGATGCCGAGCATCACTTCGCTGGTGCCGCCCTCGATCGAGTTGGCCTTGGTCCGCAACCAGGCACGCGCGCGCGCGCCATCCTTGGACCGCTCACTTTCCCATTCCAGTGCGTCGCTGCCGCCGGCCGACATCAGGATTTCATACCGGCGCTTGTTCAGTTCGGTGCCGTAATATTTCATGGCCGACGAGAACGCCGGATGAGCCTGGCCGGCTTTGGCGAGATCCACCGCGCGCTCAGCCGCGCAGGCCAGCGCCGCTTCGTCGATTTCAAACGTCGCGATCTGGCCACGCAGCACCGGATCGTCCAGATGCCCGTGATCGTCGGTGCCGATCGAATCCGCGGCCACCTGCCCGAGCGGCCGGCCAACGCCGCGCTCGCCCATGCCGCTGATCATGGCGCGCTCATGCTGCAACAGGTATTTCGCCACGTCCCAGCCACGGTTGACCTGACCCAGCACATGGGACTGCGGCACCCGCACATTGTCGAAGAAGGTTTCGCAGAATGGCGACTTGCCGGAGATCAACAGGATCGGCTTGGTCGAAACGCCCGGCGAGGTCATGTCAAACAGGATGAAACTGATGCCGTCGTGCTTCTTCGCCGTGGAATCGGTGCGCACCAGGCAGAAGATCCAATCCGCGAAGTTCGCATACGACGTCCAGATCTTCTGGCCATTGATGATGAAGTCGTCACCATTGACCTCGGCGCGAGTCTGCAGCGAGGCGAGATCAGAGCCTGCATTCGGCTCGGAATAGCCCTGGCACCAGCGGATCGATCCCGCCGTGATCTTTGGCAGATGCTCGCGCTTCTGCGCGTCGGTGCCGTATTTCAACAGCGCCGGCCCGAGCATCGAAATGCCGAAGCTCACCAGCGGCAGCCGCGCCGATATCGCCGCCATCTCCTGGCGCAGGATCTTCGCCTCTTCACCGTCGAGGCCGCCGCCGCCATATTCCTTCGGCCAGTGCGGCACGGTCCAGCCCTTGTCGCGCATACGCTCGAACCAGATCCGTTGCGGCTCCGATGAAAAGGTCGCGTTGCGGCCGCCCCAGAAGGTGTCTTCCTCCTTGGTCATCGGCTTGCGCATCTCAGGCGGGCAATTGGCCTCCAGCCAGGCACGTGTGTCTTTGCGGAATTGATCGAGATCGGCCATCGCGCGTT is drawn from Bradyrhizobium prioriisuperbiae and contains these coding sequences:
- a CDS encoding acyl-CoA dehydrogenase family protein; protein product: MADLDQFRKDTRAWLEANCPPEMRKPMTKEEDTFWGGRNATFSSEPQRIWFERMRDKGWTVPHWPKEYGGGGLDGEEAKILRQEMAAISARLPLVSFGISMLGPALLKYGTDAQKREHLPKITAGSIRWCQGYSEPNAGSDLASLQTRAEVNGDDFIINGQKIWTSYANFADWIFCLVRTDSTAKKHDGISFILFDMTSPGVSTKPILLISGKSPFCETFFDNVRVPQSHVLGQVNRGWDVAKYLLQHERAMISGMGERGVGRPLGQVAADSIGTDDHGHLDDPVLRGQIATFEIDEAALACAAERAVDLAKAGQAHPAFSSAMKYYGTELNKRRYEILMSAGGSDALEWESERSKDGARARAWLRTKANSIEGGTSEVMLGIVAKRILDLPGA